The Patescibacteria group bacterium genomic sequence TCATCTCGCGCAAAAAAACCGGAAGATAGCGGCAATCGTGGGAAAAATCTGCATCCATTTCCATAATATAATCGGCCCCGCAAGCCAAGGCCAGCTTAAAGCCGGCGACATAGGCCGAACCCAAACCGCTCTTGATCGGACGATGAATGACTTCGACTCCGGCCATTTCTTCCGCCAGATTGTCAGCCAAGATACCGGTGCCGTCCGGAGAATTATCATCAACGATAATCACGGACAAATTTTCCATAGCCAAAGAAAAAATTTCCTTGACCAAGCCGGCCAAATTATTTTTTTCGTTATAAGTCGGAATGACGATGATCGTTTTCATATTCGTTTTTTAGCCACAAAAAACCAATGCATTTTGAAAGGCCGGGAATAAATTTTTATCACTTCGAAAAAGGGACTTAAGAGATCGATCACTTCTTTTTTATGGCGATGGCGATGATACGGTTCGGCGACGAAATGCCGGCGGGAAAAAGACAGTTTCCGTAATTTCCAAAGCCAGGATTTTCCCGGTACCGAACCGATCAGCAATCCGTCCGGTTGCAAAATCCGGCTGATCTCCGCCAGGGCTTTTTCCGGCTGCAACAAATGCTCCAGCACCTCGGTGCAGACAACAGTGCGAAAAAAATCAGCTGTAAAAGGCAGGATGTTTTCCAGATCGGCTAAATAATATTCATTGCCCGGAGCGTTGATCTTAGCTTTCGCGATATTGCGCGGATTCAAATCCACTCCCGCCGATCCGGCCGGCAGATGCCGGGAGATTAAGCCGGTTCCGCATCCGGCATCAAGATATTTTTCTTGCCCGAATTCTTTAAGCAGTTTGAT encodes the following:
- a CDS encoding class I SAM-dependent methyltransferase codes for the protein MMDNEKVKKYYQEAEDYDWAEAADHFVGPETFLHRFREREVIKLLKEFGQEKYLDAGCGTGLISRHLPAGSAGVDLNPRNIAKAKINAPGNEYYLADLENILPFTADFFRTVVCTEVLEHLLQPEKALAEISRILQPDGLLIGSVPGKSWLWKLRKLSFSRRHFVAEPYHRHRHKKEVIDLLSPFFEVIKIYSRPFKMHWFFVAKKRI